In Nomascus leucogenys isolate Asia chromosome 6, Asia_NLE_v1, whole genome shotgun sequence, one DNA window encodes the following:
- the GANC gene encoding neutral alpha-glucosidase C isoform X4 — MEASEKEEISVEDEAIDKNIFRDCNKIAFYRRQKQWLSKKSTYQALLESVTTDEDSTRFQIINEASKVRCQDQSPTTLDAFKGKETTVQEETQDLSTRQYLAQKEAEEPDKQGKITWDISNVAPKTENFEDLLEQNPCSACLQGFTRDNTSSSFSKDAGISLSTSMKLPLASSSKPNENEALPNQPPSQQTRHNYHLLASTVSAEMARNRQLIWELARQSEAHLDRPIVLGEQATAQHEVASILCRKSVLAVNQLAATVEGTISVLQQFNELLDHSLDPRRS, encoded by the exons ATGGAAGCAtctgagaaagaggaaataag tGTTGAAGATGAAGCTAtagataaaaacattttcagagacTGTAACAAGATcgcattttacag GCGTCAGAAACAGTGGCTTTCCAAGAAGTCCACCTATCAGGCATTACTGGAGTCAGTCACAACAGATGAAGACAGCACCAGGTTCCAAATCATCAATGAAGCGAGTAAG GTCAGGTGCCAGGACCAGAGCCCAACAACTCTGGATGCCTTCAAAGGCAAAGAAACCACAGTCCAGGAGGAGACACAGGATCTCAGCACAAGACAGTACCTGGCTCAGAAGGAAGCTGAGGAGCCTGATAAACAAGGAAAAATTACCTGGGACATCAGCAACGTAGCTCCCAAGACTGAGAACTTTGAGGACCTCTTGGAACAAAATCCATGCTCAG cCTGTTTGCAAGGTTTCACCAGAGACAACACTTCCAGCAGCTTCTCCAAGGATGCAGGAATATCTCTGAGCACCTCTATGAAGTTACCCCTTGCCTCTTCATCTAAGCCTAATGAAAATGAGGCTTTGCCCAACCAGCCACCTTCTCAGCAGACAAGGCACAACTACCACTTGTTAGCCAGTACTGTGTCTGCAGAAATGGCCAGGAACAGGCAGCTAATTTGGGAACTGGCCAGACAATCAGAAGCGCACCTGGACAGGCCAATTGTCCTTGGGGAACAGGCCACTGCCCAGCATGAGGTTGCCAGTATTCTTTGTAGAAAATCAGTGCTTGCAGTAAACCAACTGGCTGCAACTGTGGAAGGGACGATTAGTGTCCTACAGCAATTTAATGAACTATTAGACCATTCCCTGGATCCCAGGAGGTCTTGA